Proteins encoded by one window of Pecten maximus chromosome 15, xPecMax1.1, whole genome shotgun sequence:
- the LOC117344027 gene encoding beta-galactosidase-1-like protein 2 isoform X2, with product MWPWEWKDTLKRRKDGYTPVKTEDDTSKSRQHKLQTKSFLEKNQKKGIAAIIVIAAVVVFFSWPRGGFKGEIPDVSHVKHRYKSHGSLTFKSGEFFLDTYPIKIVSGTMHYFRVVPSYWEERMKKMKACGLNTLQTSIPWNLHEKEQGVYDFGQNLDLGEYLETAKRVGLHVIVNLGPYIGSDLELGGLPSWLLRDTDMELRTNHEGYMTTVKNYFVYLMPLIKQKQHSQGGPIIAVQIEHQYGSFSKDTKHLYTLKKLMVQLGVSEMLLSSDGWTEDNKLGMAVAPFHDAALPTVSFSNFEEGKTALDHITSLSTDFPLFVSNYWSGRNNFWGDSYNPGPTLKEFTSNLEELLITGASVNFYMFHGGTNIESIAGASDRHGYQPGVTSYDYDAPLTECGETTPKYKAITELLLKYDYVRPEDLVLPEISRDPLRTAYGTVEIQAFLSFENMLSRVKGVQRSRFSLTMEELNRGQRSGYILYRTTIPGSSIVRLTDTPRDRMQLLVNGINMGTVFDWTTTTRTTDISSECIFINNTLDLLVENTGRVSEVKPGSDWLDKQRKGLHGDVLFDRHTVNHWTIYSLDFSSNYLNRIKTFDSWKPFTSPRLVPGMYRAELNINQPPTDTFLSLSGWQKGMVFVNGNNIGRYWNVGPRSLYMYLLLT from the exons ATGTGGCCGTGGGAGTGGAAAGATACTTTAAAGAGACGCAAAGATGGCTACACACCAGTAAAAACAGAAGATGACACGTCTAAATCAAGACAGCACAAACTACAGACAAAATCTTTTCTGGagaaaaatcagaaaaaaggAATCGCTGCAATTATAGTCATAGCAGCTGTAGTTGTATTCTTTAGCTGGCCTCGGGGAGGCTTCAAGGGTGAAATACCTGACGTTTCTCATGTCAAGCATCGCTACAAAAGCCATGGAAGTCTCACTTTCAAAAGTGGAGAGTTTTTTCTTGATACATATCCTATAAAAATTGTCAGTGGTACAATGCACTATTTCCGAGTTGTGCCAAGTTATTGGGAGGAAcgtatgaaaaaaatgaaagctTGTGGATTAAACACATTGCAAAC ATCAATTCCATGGAATCTGCATGAGAAGGAACAAGGGGTATATGACTTTGGACAGAATTTAGACTTAGG AGAATACCTAGAGACTGCTAAAAGGGTAGGACTTCATGTTATTGTCAATCTGGGCCCTTACATAGGCAGCGACCTTGAACTTGGAGGTCTACCAAG CTGGTTGTTACGTGACACTGACATGGAGTTGAGGACAAACCATGAAGGCTACATGACCACCGTGAAAAACTATTTTGTGTACTTGATGCCATTAATAAAACAGAAACag CATTCCCAAGGTGGCCCTATCATAGCGGTACAGATTGAGCATCAGTATGGATCCTTCAGTAAAGACACCAAACACCTATACACTCTCAAAAAG CTGATGGTGCAGCTAGGTGTGAGTGAAATGCTGCTGTCATCTGATGGTTGGACAGAGGATAACAAACTTGGTATGGCTGTAGCTCCATTCCATGATG CTGCCCTCCCGACAGTCAGCTTCAGCAACTTTGAGGAAGGAAAGACAGCTTTAGATCACATTACTAGTCTAAGCACCGACTTTCCATTGTTTGTCTCCAATTATTGGTCAGGAAGGAACAACTTCTGGGGAGATAGCTACAACCCAGGTCCTACACTAAAAG AGTTTACATCAAACCTGGAGGAGCTGCTGATTACTGGAGCTTCAGTCAACTTTTACATGTTCCATGGAGGTACAAACATCGAAAGTATTGCTGGGGCTAGTGATCGTCATGGTTACCAACCAGGAGTCACTAGTTATG ATTATGATGCACCTTTAACAGAATGTGGAGAGACAACACCAAAGTACAAGGCCATCACTGAACTGTTACTTAAGTACGACTACGTCCGACCAGAGGATTTAGTGTTACCAG AAATATCTCGGGATCCGCTGAGGACAGCCTATG GTACCGTCGAAATTCAGGCCTTCCTTAGTTTTGAGAACATGTTGTCCAGAGTGAAG GGGGTGCAGAGGTCACGATTTTCACTGACCATGGAGGAGCTAAACAGAGGTCAAAGGTCGGGTTACATACTATACAGAACAACTATACCTGGCTCATCCATTGTCCGACTGACCGACACACCTCGGGACAGAATGCAG cTGCTGGTGAACGGTATAAACATGGGTACGGTGTTTGATTGGACTACTACCACTCGCACCACCGATATCTCCTCAGAGTGTATcttcataaacaacacactggATCTCCTAGTGGAGAATACTGGCCGAGTTAGTGAGGTCAAGCCAGGGTCAGACTGGCTGGACAAGCAGAGGAAAG GTCTTCATGGTGATGTGTTATTTGACCGCCACACAGTTAACCACTGGACAATCTACAGTCTGGACTTCTCATCCAATTACTTAAACAG GATCAAAACATTTGATAGCTGGAAACCATTTACGTCCCCACGTCTGGTGCCAGGAATGTACCGAGCAGAGCTTAACATCAATCAGCCTCCAACAGACACATTTCTCTCCCTTTCT GGCTGGCAGAAGGGGATGGTCTTTGTGAATGGAAACAATATTGGACGTTACTGGAACGTTGGGCCCAGAAGTCTCTATATGTACCTGCTTCTTACCTGA
- the LOC117344027 gene encoding beta-galactosidase-1-like protein 2 isoform X1: protein MWPWEWKDTLKRRKDGYTPVKTEDDTSKSRQHKLQTKSFLEKNQKKGIAAIIVIAAVVVFFSWPRGGFKGEIPDVSHVKHRYKSHGSLTFKSGEFFLDTYPIKIVSGTMHYFRVVPSYWEERMKKMKACGLNTLQTSIPWNLHEKEQGVYDFGQNLDLGEYLETAKRVGLHVIVNLGPYIGSDLELGGLPSWLLRDTDMELRTNHEGYMTTVKNYFVYLMPLIKQKQHSQGGPIIAVQIEHQYGSFSKDTKHLYTLKKLMVQLGVSEMLLSSDGWTEDNKLGMAVAPFHDAALPTVSFSNFEEGKTALDHITSLSTDFPLFVSNYWSGRNNFWGDSYNPGPTLKEFTSNLEELLITGASVNFYMFHGGTNIESIAGASDRHGYQPGVTSYDYDAPLTECGETTPKYKAITELLLKYDYVRPEDLVLPEISRDPLRTAYGTVEIQAFLSFENMLSRVKGVQRSRFSLTMEELNRGQRSGYILYRTTIPGSSIVRLTDTPRDRMQLLVNGINMGTVFDWTTTTRTTDISSECIFINNTLDLLVENTGRVSEVKPGSDWLDKQRKGLHGDVLFDRHTVNHWTIYSLDFSSNYLNRIKTFDSWKPFTSPRLVPGMYRAELNINQPPTDTFLSLSGWQKGMVFVNGNNIGRYWNIGPQKSLYVPASYLKRGVNSILIFEQHKAGTTIFFSDKPSTGKKLATEKY, encoded by the exons ATGTGGCCGTGGGAGTGGAAAGATACTTTAAAGAGACGCAAAGATGGCTACACACCAGTAAAAACAGAAGATGACACGTCTAAATCAAGACAGCACAAACTACAGACAAAATCTTTTCTGGagaaaaatcagaaaaaaggAATCGCTGCAATTATAGTCATAGCAGCTGTAGTTGTATTCTTTAGCTGGCCTCGGGGAGGCTTCAAGGGTGAAATACCTGACGTTTCTCATGTCAAGCATCGCTACAAAAGCCATGGAAGTCTCACTTTCAAAAGTGGAGAGTTTTTTCTTGATACATATCCTATAAAAATTGTCAGTGGTACAATGCACTATTTCCGAGTTGTGCCAAGTTATTGGGAGGAAcgtatgaaaaaaatgaaagctTGTGGATTAAACACATTGCAAAC ATCAATTCCATGGAATCTGCATGAGAAGGAACAAGGGGTATATGACTTTGGACAGAATTTAGACTTAGG AGAATACCTAGAGACTGCTAAAAGGGTAGGACTTCATGTTATTGTCAATCTGGGCCCTTACATAGGCAGCGACCTTGAACTTGGAGGTCTACCAAG CTGGTTGTTACGTGACACTGACATGGAGTTGAGGACAAACCATGAAGGCTACATGACCACCGTGAAAAACTATTTTGTGTACTTGATGCCATTAATAAAACAGAAACag CATTCCCAAGGTGGCCCTATCATAGCGGTACAGATTGAGCATCAGTATGGATCCTTCAGTAAAGACACCAAACACCTATACACTCTCAAAAAG CTGATGGTGCAGCTAGGTGTGAGTGAAATGCTGCTGTCATCTGATGGTTGGACAGAGGATAACAAACTTGGTATGGCTGTAGCTCCATTCCATGATG CTGCCCTCCCGACAGTCAGCTTCAGCAACTTTGAGGAAGGAAAGACAGCTTTAGATCACATTACTAGTCTAAGCACCGACTTTCCATTGTTTGTCTCCAATTATTGGTCAGGAAGGAACAACTTCTGGGGAGATAGCTACAACCCAGGTCCTACACTAAAAG AGTTTACATCAAACCTGGAGGAGCTGCTGATTACTGGAGCTTCAGTCAACTTTTACATGTTCCATGGAGGTACAAACATCGAAAGTATTGCTGGGGCTAGTGATCGTCATGGTTACCAACCAGGAGTCACTAGTTATG ATTATGATGCACCTTTAACAGAATGTGGAGAGACAACACCAAAGTACAAGGCCATCACTGAACTGTTACTTAAGTACGACTACGTCCGACCAGAGGATTTAGTGTTACCAG AAATATCTCGGGATCCGCTGAGGACAGCCTATG GTACCGTCGAAATTCAGGCCTTCCTTAGTTTTGAGAACATGTTGTCCAGAGTGAAG GGGGTGCAGAGGTCACGATTTTCACTGACCATGGAGGAGCTAAACAGAGGTCAAAGGTCGGGTTACATACTATACAGAACAACTATACCTGGCTCATCCATTGTCCGACTGACCGACACACCTCGGGACAGAATGCAG cTGCTGGTGAACGGTATAAACATGGGTACGGTGTTTGATTGGACTACTACCACTCGCACCACCGATATCTCCTCAGAGTGTATcttcataaacaacacactggATCTCCTAGTGGAGAATACTGGCCGAGTTAGTGAGGTCAAGCCAGGGTCAGACTGGCTGGACAAGCAGAGGAAAG GTCTTCATGGTGATGTGTTATTTGACCGCCACACAGTTAACCACTGGACAATCTACAGTCTGGACTTCTCATCCAATTACTTAAACAG GATCAAAACATTTGATAGCTGGAAACCATTTACGTCCCCACGTCTGGTGCCAGGAATGTACCGAGCAGAGCTTAACATCAATCAGCCTCCAACAGACACATTTCTCTCCCTTTCT